A stretch of alpha proteobacterium HIMB59 DNA encodes these proteins:
- a CDS encoding tryptophan--tRNA ligase (PFAM: tRNA synthetases class I (W and Y)~TIGRFAM: tryptophanyl-tRNA synthetase): MTKFQERVFSGVQPTGTLHLGNYLGAIKNFVELQDKYNCVYCVVDQHAITVDQDPKELRSNILEVLASFIAAGVDYKKQIIFQQSSVPAHSQLAWVFNCVSRIGWLNRMTQFKDKAGKNRENVSVGLMVYPNLMAADILAYLATHVPVGDDQKQHLELSRDIAQKFNNDFGVEFFPQPEPLIYGSATRVMSLRDGNKKMSKSDPSDFSRILLTDDDDTISAKIRKAKSDSELIPSSKDDLQNKPECLNLINILSATTNQSVDQVLGNYAGKEYSALKKDLADSLIQVISPIRGEINNLLNNRDELNVILADGTEKAAAIANPIIEEVYKIVGFK, translated from the coding sequence ATGACTAAATTTCAAGAACGTGTTTTTTCAGGTGTGCAGCCGACAGGAACATTGCATTTAGGCAACTACCTTGGTGCGATTAAAAATTTTGTCGAACTCCAAGATAAATATAATTGTGTTTATTGTGTAGTAGATCAACATGCAATAACTGTGGATCAAGATCCAAAAGAATTGCGATCCAATATTTTAGAGGTACTTGCTTCCTTTATTGCAGCAGGTGTGGATTATAAAAAACAAATCATTTTTCAACAATCAAGTGTTCCTGCTCACTCTCAGTTAGCCTGGGTTTTTAATTGTGTCAGTCGTATTGGCTGGCTTAATCGCATGACTCAATTTAAAGACAAAGCTGGAAAGAATAGAGAAAATGTTAGTGTAGGTTTAATGGTCTATCCTAATTTGATGGCCGCGGATATTCTGGCATATCTTGCAACGCACGTTCCTGTTGGAGACGATCAAAAACAACACCTAGAGCTATCTAGAGATATTGCACAAAAATTTAATAATGATTTTGGTGTGGAGTTCTTTCCCCAGCCAGAACCTTTAATTTATGGAAGTGCCACCAGAGTCATGAGCTTACGAGATGGTAATAAAAAAATGTCTAAATCTGATCCATCTGACTTTTCACGAATTCTTTTAACTGATGATGACGACACGATTTCTGCAAAAATTAGAAAAGCAAAATCTGATTCTGAATTAATACCAAGCTCAAAGGATGATCTTCAAAACAAACCAGAATGTTTAAATTTGATTAATATTTTATCCGCAACAACTAACCAATCCGTAGATCAAGTGCTGGGTAATTATGCAGGCAAAGAGTACTCCGCTTTAAAAAAAGATTTAGCCGATAGTCTTATTCAAGTGATCAGCCCCATCAGAGGTGAAATTAATAATTTACTCAATAACAGAGATGAGCTGAATGTGATTTTAGCGGATGGAACCGAAAAAGCCGCAGCTATCGCTAACCCCATAATAGAAGAGGTTTATAAAATCGTCGGATTTAAGTAA